The window CCCGGCATTGTTCACGAGAATATCCAGTCGCCCGAATTGCTTCACCGTTTCAATGACGAGACGGCGCGTCTCCGCCACCTGGCTCATGTCAGCTTGAACGGCGATGGCCTTTCCGCCCTTCCCCTGAATGCCCGTCACCACTTGCTTGGCCTGCTCCTCACTGGCGCCGTAATTCACCACCACAATCGCTCCATCTTCGGCCAACCGCTCGGCAATCGCTCGGCCAATCCCGCTCGACGATCCGGTGACGATCGCAACTTTTCCACTGAGTGACGCCATAATATGTCCTGTCCCTTTCCACTTCGTGATCGACTCTGCCCTTGAACTTCGATGCGATTCATCCCTGCCGAAAAAGGGAGGACGGCAACTTCCAGGTTGCCGAGTACACCAACTCCGTGAGGGGCTTGCGGACTGGCAATGGAGGTTCCTGCGCCCGTAGGCGATCCGACTGTAGGGCCGGATCGCCTGGATACCCGACCGCAATCATAACCACCGGCTCATAGCCGTCCGGAATCCGACAGTTTTCCCGCGCCTGATCGATTCGAAAGCCCGCCATCTGGCGCGCAACCAGCCCGAGCGCCGTAGCCTGAACCACGAGATTTTCCACCGCCATACCCGTGTCATGGAGCGCATGAGCGTTCGGGGAGCCATCCTCGAACTGCAGTTGCGCCACGGATAACATCAGCACCGGCGCCCGGTAGGCCGATTTCTGATTGCCCATGACCAAACAGTGGAACAGACGTTCGTACTCGGCTGTCTCATCTTTCGTGGCGACTAGAAATCGCCAGGGCTGCCCATTATCCAATGAAGGAGCCCAGCGCGCCGCCTCGAAAAGGCTCCGCAGTTTCTCCGGCTCGATCGGTCGATCGTCAAACGCGCGAGGACTCCAACGCTGACGCAACAAGTCATGAATCGGGTAGGGATTATCTGTCTGATTGTCCATCGCCTTACGAACCTTTGCGCCGGTCTATCGGGTGATCCATGTCGGGAGACCACCCACCACCGAGCGCCTTATAGAGTTGCACCACCGAGACCAGATGCAGACGGCGCGTGCCGGTCAAAGACAATTCCGCCTCGAAGAGATTGCGCCGCGCCACGAGCACATCCAAATAATTCGCCAGCCCGCCCTTATAGCGAAGCTCCGCCAGCCTGAGCGCCGACTGCAAGGCTGTGACCTGCTGCTGCTGCGCGTCGTGTTGCACCAACAGCGTGCGCACGGCCACGAGCGAATCCTCGACTTCACGGAACGCGGTCAACACCGTCTGTTCGTACTGCGCCACCGCCTGCCTCGCTTGCGCCTCTGCCGCTTCCTGCTGAAACCCCAACGCCGGCCCATTCAACAAAGGCGCGGTGACTCCCGCCCCTGCCACCCCGAAGGAAGCGGGGTCGGTGAAGAGTTTCGACAGTTGCGGACTGGCCACCCCGAGCAGCCCCGTGAGTGAAATCTTGGGGAACCGCTCGGCCTTGGCCACGCCGACGCGGGCCGTCGCCGCCACCAACTCTTGTTCCGCCTGAAGCAGATCAGGCCTCCGCTGCAACAGTTCCGAGGGCAGCCCAGCCGGCACGGCAGGCGGCATCACCTGGTCGGTGAGTGCGCGGCCCCTTGGAATCGCAAAGGGCTTACGCCCCAACAGGATGCTCAATTGATTTTCCGCCTGGACCATTTGCCGTTCAAGCTCCGCGGTACGGGCCGCGGCATTCGCTCGTTCCGCTTCGAACTGATCCGTATCGAGACGTGAGGTCATGCCCTGCTTCAATCTGGCCCTGGCGATACGGACCGACTCCTCCCAAGACTGGAGCGTCCGCCTCGCGATGTCCAGCTGCGCATCGAACTGGAGCAGGTTGAAGTAACTCTCTGCCACGCCGCTCACCAACTGCAACACGACGGCGCGACGATTCTCTTCCTTCGAGAGAAGGTCCGCGCGAGCGGCTTCGTTCGAGCGCCTCACGCGGCCCCAGAGGTCCAGCTCCCAGGCCAAATTGCCCTGCAGATAATAGTTGAAGGGGTTCGCAAATCCTGGAAAGAGAAAAATGGTCTTGCGGCCCAGGGCCGGGGCATTGCCCGAGGCAGAAACCCCCGGCAGAAAATCAGATTTGGCGATGGCCGCGCGGGCTTGAAACTCGTCGACAACGGCCGCGGCACGCTGCAGATCCCTGTTCTCCTCCAGCGCGATACGCACCAGCTGTTGCAACGGCTCGTCCCGCAAGAGTTCCCACCAGGGCAGATTCGCGATCGAGGGAGCGTCCTGATGCGATTCCGCCATCCGAAAGGTTTCGGCTCCCTCCGTCTTAGGTCGTTCGTAGTCCGGCCCCATCACGCAGGACATCAGCAAACAGGAGAGTCCGATGACAACAGGCTTGCGCATATCAGGCATGATCCTCCGAAGCTGGCGGCATCGAGAGTTCCTCGGAAACTGGCTTCACTGATGCACGAGGCTGAGTCAATCGACGAATCACCACATAAAATAGCGGCACGAAGAAGATCGCAAGGAACGTGGCAGCCAACATCCCGCCCATCACGCCGGTTCCGATCGACTGGCGGCTTGAGGCCCCGGCGCCAGTGGCCACGACCAGCGGGACCATGCCGAAGATAAAAGCCATGGAGGTCATGATGATCGGGCGAAACCGCAGCCTGGCCGCTTCCAGCGCCGCCTCGATCAGCGGACGTCCCGCCTCATAGCGGGTATTGGCAAACTCCACGATCAGGATCGCATTCTTGGCAGAGAGGCCAATCAAGGTCACCAGCCCGATCTGAAAGTACATGTCGTTTTCGAACCCGCGCATCCAAACGGCGGTGAGCGCGCCGAAAATCGCAAAGGGCACAGCCAGGATCACCGCAAAGGGTACGACCCAACTCTCGAACTGGGCCGCCAACACCAGGAACACCATGAGGAGGCCCACCGCAAAGACCTGACCGGACTGGCCGCCCACCCGGCGCTCCTGAAACGAAATGTTGCTCCAGTCGATCGCATAGCCCTGCGGCACGAGCACCTCTTTGCCCACACGATCGAGCGCTTCGAGGGCCTGGCCGGAACTATAGCCTGGCGCAGCCGCGCCCAGCACTAAGGCAGTGTTATAGCCATTGAAGTGATTCACCGGATCAGGGCCGCTCTGATACTCCGTCGTCACGACGGTATTGAGGGGGATCATGTTCGTCCCCTGGGCGGTGTGAGCCCGCACATAAATTCTCGAAATATCCTGAGGGGTGGCCCGGTACTCCGCTTCCGCCTCCGTCTGCACATGATAGACGCGGCCGAATTTCACAAAATCGTTGATGTAGAAATTGCCGAAGTAGGCCTGCAACGTATCAAAGATATCCGAGATCGGGATGCCCAGGGCCTTCGCCCGCTCCCGATTCACATGGACATAGAGTCGCGGCGAGGAGACGCGAAAGTTCGTCCCCACCCGGCCGATCGCCGGTTCCTTCTGCGCCCGCTCAACGAATTGCTGCGCGACTGAAGCAAACCGTTTGAAGTCCCCGCCGCTGGGATCCTGCAACTGCGCGGAGAATCCCCCGACGGCCCCCACGCCACGGATCGCCGGCGCATTGAATGCCAGCAGCAACGCTTCAGGAATCTTCGCGAACTCGGCATAGGCGGCGCCGACCAGCGCCTTCGCATGGCTCTGCGGATCCGTTCGTTCGTCCCAGAGCGTCAGCGGCACGAACATCGTCGCAGAATTCGGCCCTCTGGTACCGAACACAAAGTTCTGACCGGACATGGCATCGGTCGAATGAACCGCCGGATTCGCCTGGAAAAACCGCTCAACCCGTTCGAGCACCGCATCGGTCCGCTGCTTCGACGCTCCGTCCGGCAGCTGCGCCACCACGATGAAATAGCCCTGGTCCTCTTCCGGAAGAAAACTTTTCGGCAGGGCCTTGAAGAGGCCGACCGAGACCACGAGGAGCACCCCGAACAGCAGCAGCACCAACAGAGGCCGCGCTGTGAATCCTCCCACCGCTGCCGTATAGCCCCGCTGCGTCCGGCTGAAGGTCCGGTCGAAGAAGGCCCAGAACCAGTTCCGTCCTTCCTGCTGCGGTACGAGGACCATCGCGCAGAGCGCGGGACTCAGCGTCAGCGCCACGAACCCGGACACGGTCACAGAAATCGCAATCGTCGCGGCGAATTGCTTATAGAGCGCGCCGGTGATCCCGC of the Nitrospirota bacterium genome contains:
- a CDS encoding multidrug efflux RND transporter permease subunit; its protein translation is MTSHVFIDRPILASVVSIIIVVMGLLALQFLPVAQFPEITPPVVQIDADYPGASAEVAAESVARPIEVTLPGIDNLLYFDSTSSNDGHVTIKLTFEIGTDPDIAQVQTQNRQKLAEPQLPTEVIRQGVTVKKVSPDLVAVIVLKSTDPLHDAVFLSNYATLRVVDDLKRVKGIGDAVVFGQQNYSMRIILNPLLMAKLGLVPSDIAAVIREQNRDYPSGTIGREPAPLGTELTIPIITKGRLTEVKDFEELIVRALPDGSMVRLKDVARIELGAQSYALEGRWNSKPTTFILTFLSPGANALDTVRRTRAQMDELTKNFPSGVTYDIPYDTTRFIEVSIKEVVKTLAEAMVLVVLVVYLFLQSWRATIIPAIAVPVSLIGTFVGLYALGFSINTITLFGMVLAIGIVVDDAIVVVENVERHMREDRLSARDAAKRAMSEVTAPIIAIVLVLVSVFVPVGFVGGITGALYKQFAATIAISVTVSGFVALTLSPALCAMVLVPQQEGRNWFWAFFDRTFSRTQRGYTAAVGGFTARPLLVLLLFGVLLVVSVGLFKALPKSFLPEEDQGYFIVVAQLPDGASKQRTDAVLERVERFFQANPAVHSTDAMSGQNFVFGTRGPNSATMFVPLTLWDERTDPQSHAKALVGAAYAEFAKIPEALLLAFNAPAIRGVGAVGGFSAQLQDPSGGDFKRFASVAQQFVERAQKEPAIGRVGTNFRVSSPRLYVHVNRERAKALGIPISDIFDTLQAYFGNFYINDFVKFGRVYHVQTEAEAEYRATPQDISRIYVRAHTAQGTNMIPLNTVVTTEYQSGPDPVNHFNGYNTALVLGAAAPGYSSGQALEALDRVGKEVLVPQGYAIDWSNISFQERRVGGQSGQVFAVGLLMVFLVLAAQFESWVVPFAVILAVPFAIFGALTAVWMRGFENDMYFQIGLVTLIGLSAKNAILIVEFANTRYEAGRPLIEAALEAARLRFRPIIMTSMAFIFGMVPLVVATGAGASSRQSIGTGVMGGMLAATFLAIFFVPLFYVVIRRLTQPRASVKPVSEELSMPPASEDHA
- a CDS encoding nitroreductase family protein, encoding MDNQTDNPYPIHDLLRQRWSPRAFDDRPIEPEKLRSLFEAARWAPSLDNGQPWRFLVATKDETAEYERLFHCLVMGNQKSAYRAPVLMLSVAQLQFEDGSPNAHALHDTGMAVENLVVQATALGLVARQMAGFRIDQARENCRIPDGYEPVVMIAVGYPGDPALQSDRLRAQEPPLPVRKPLTELVYSATWKLPSSLFRQG
- a CDS encoding efflux transporter outer membrane subunit, with protein sequence MRKPVVIGLSCLLMSCVMGPDYERPKTEGAETFRMAESHQDAPSIANLPWWELLRDEPLQQLVRIALEENRDLQRAAAVVDEFQARAAIAKSDFLPGVSASGNAPALGRKTIFLFPGFANPFNYYLQGNLAWELDLWGRVRRSNEAARADLLSKEENRRAVVLQLVSGVAESYFNLLQFDAQLDIARRTLQSWEESVRIARARLKQGMTSRLDTDQFEAERANAAARTAELERQMVQAENQLSILLGRKPFAIPRGRALTDQVMPPAVPAGLPSELLQRRPDLLQAEQELVAATARVGVAKAERFPKISLTGLLGVASPQLSKLFTDPASFGVAGAGVTAPLLNGPALGFQQEAAEAQARQAVAQYEQTVLTAFREVEDSLVAVRTLLVQHDAQQQQVTALQSALRLAELRYKGGLANYLDVLVARRNLFEAELSLTGTRRLHLVSVVQLYKALGGGWSPDMDHPIDRRKGS